The sequence TCCATCATCTGGGGTGTATCAAAATCGGAGTGATAGAATCTGTCAGGAAGATGACCCATGAACGGAGAAGGTATTCCAAGGGTAGTGAAGGCACAGTGATCGGACCCTGCCATGAAGGGTATCTCTCCGAATCTCTTCAGCGGATATCCTGAGTTTGAAGGCAATAGTCTTCTGATATTCAGCTCCAGGATTCGACCCCATCTCTGCGGAAGATATGGCGGTACTTCAGAAAGGACAAAAGTCGAACCCGTTTTATCCTGATCGGCACCAACCATGTCGAGATTTATTGTATATATTGGAAGCCTGTTCTCCCCCTTAAGCTGAAGCGCGTAGGGAACACTACCCAGATACTCGGGAACAAGAGCAATCTTCACAGAATATGGAAATTTCTCGTCATTAAGGATCCTCGCGATTTCCGTGGCAAGAGCCGCACCGCTTGCATTATCATCGGCTCCAGGCGAAGGGTGACACAAATGAGCGGTTATTAGCACGTCTGGACCTTCTTTGAAACCGGTGGCATCAACCTGGAGTACCTCGAAGTTACCTTCTGACATCTTAGTTTCGACTCTGTATCCTACCGCTGCATTCCCGCTTTTCGCGTGACTAAGGAGGATGTCATACTTTTCCTTGGTAACGGAAAAGGCTACAGCATTTAGATCGGCAGATTTCCTGTCATAGGGAATTGTCAAGTAATTAGTTATTTGAGGCAAATCATTCAAACTGCGGCCAATTTCCTCAAAGGCCTTTCTCATATGGCACAATATAAGACATCTCGCTCCGCCCTCGACCACCGCATTGTGAAAGACCTTGACTGGATCATCGTTCGCAAGAACCGCTTTTCCCGAGTAGTTACCCTTGCCGTTATATATTGCAAGAGGGAACGTTTCCCAACCATCACTGCTTCCACTTCCTGAAACAAGGGAGACTTTCGTCACCGCCGTGGAAGTTACGAAAATCCTTTCAGGCTCTTCCAGCCAGAGTTCTCCATATACTGGTTCCCACGCCAGTGTAGAAAGAATGTTTCCCGTTTGGGTAACTCCGTCGGCAGGATACTCGAATACATGAAATCTATCCTTCGGGAATCCGGTTCGAAGAAGGTAGTCCATTAAGGAATACATTGATTCGCTGTAGTCCTTACTTCCCCTCATCCTATGATACCCGGAGAGCATCTCAACGAGGGACTTGACCTTTCTTCCATCCAGTCTTTTGTTCAAGCTCATCCACTCCTATTGGAATAAGTCATCTTCCTGGCCCATCCACGGCAAAATTCTCACCTGTGAAAAAAGAGGCCTAATCACCACTTCGAAAGAATCCGGTTTCTACCGTATCTTCCAGTTTTGAGGATCTTGATTACGCACTATATCGCTCGGCCAGGAACATTTCATTAAGGACTGATGATAATGACAGGCAACATCAATCCGGCAAGGCCTCACGCGCCTTATCCTATCCTTGGTCACAAACCAGGTTACAGTGAACGCTCAAGACCAAAAGGCAACCCTTTGAATCCCAATACGGTTTTGCGAATCATTCTTCGACATCAACACTCTTGTCGATGAAACGTCAAATATACTAGAGCGCCCAGAAGCCGAA comes from Mesotoga infera and encodes:
- a CDS encoding DUF4910 domain-containing protein, whose protein sequence is MNKRLDGRKVKSLVEMLSGYHRMRGSKDYSESMYSLMDYLLRTGFPKDRFHVFEYPADGVTQTGNILSTLAWEPVYGELWLEEPERIFVTSTAVTKVSLVSGSGSSDGWETFPLAIYNGKGNYSGKAVLANDDPVKVFHNAVVEGGARCLILCHMRKAFEEIGRSLNDLPQITNYLTIPYDRKSADLNAVAFSVTKEKYDILLSHAKSGNAAVGYRVETKMSEGNFEVLQVDATGFKEGPDVLITAHLCHPSPGADDNASGAALATEIARILNDEKFPYSVKIALVPEYLGSVPYALQLKGENRLPIYTINLDMVGADQDKTGSTFVLSEVPPYLPQRWGRILELNIRRLLPSNSGYPLKRFGEIPFMAGSDHCAFTTLGIPSPFMGHLPDRFYHSDFDTPQMMDEAELEWVGLSALRTLDQLIKPDPDLLLEVKGKMIGELYRILKMIAGREGSDDLFDLLISNYEGEVLRRSFNDSGNLPSLSPLEPAFESSLGLEWIKTFPQNLKDELGIDFASIADFVVGGAAVIGGREAVELLASVHYRVEIEKVRVLTGWMIERGLLRS